In one window of Danaus plexippus chromosome 7, MEX_DaPlex, whole genome shotgun sequence DNA:
- the LOC116770528 gene encoding uncharacterized protein LOC116770528 isoform X2 has product MESSEDDAGAAAYASRRASAREKDIGQIEDVNATSSFQQDSSNPRTSCETPAMSEENFDGDSVPSPSTQDVNTSTEAILDMIDEIVDGPGAPKRLPLASEKDTDHRFAGGGEPNIVVDESKEDEKSLQSFNTLSTTSAKIEDVQNCELSVASEQISQNDVLVDVKAVCNKVPETCSSVLEINDLTVSKDTKSDLASSCEEPNSSSVQNIPFNSVTHAVQNQTDTDTHSAPCERTVKSVTSSDIRDNVIVESAESTSSDNSISEGKSPLVESATRSPLRRRLVRPITIRPDSTVSSTVDSTLCIDTTEQASECVVKDVSSSSDAVSSACGNVKQETIRNESDSNLCKPETSSSPAKKIKLIRPKIIPQTVKIQEETRDEILFVQRDTEQCQPTSSEVTAVSAELQSESLESTNISKTDSEINFSENTPTGVKDKATALSSKITESDVQTLQTLPKKEESQTATTSSDIILPEEENVQKLPPLVINLNASNINESVQKTQENETNCDDNSENSEKQVPKLMIKLGKHSEEIKPPVPKLTIKPIRPPSEIDCSTSEKLNDDALHIPKLNIKPVTKKPEKIYEIHRKSSSSEISESEYSENDESASTSDQASTSDQGSTDVIPKVTIKLGKPGTESEGQFYTERNIPKISVKTMQNNDYEHEQMSPTKMKIFLSQNQDKQSEKIPKLTIKTVVKCENQPLSPKLTIKPLKPPDDASKENPIEQCQGHEVSKLKKSSETNITSSDSKDLAHVPKITIKPVTKSEIETVGKSKKPNENFELIPVVTKLNIKPVIKPSDSIESSETLDKDKVPVVSKLNIKPIVKPKDSDLDSSKEVPKIMKLNIKLLKNADTNSSEEKDCDDKADLDENSIPVITKLNIKPIVKPLDEDKLKDNDNQSSETGNSSDENTDHIPIVTKINIKPICKPNDMEESGPSLKKEDNIPVVTKLNIKPLIKPDDTLSPLSPKKELLKSAPCSPKRSPTITKLNIKPIVKPDEPKQCVDTENDETISKNPPILMKINRKTGDTYINDDQYSVGEVEDHKISNSIHDNCSVISKVNIKPINKSSDDIYTKVTDCNEGRSSGNDRNAMGSNEIKLNQTLQRGDLSQNCITQFSTNERKLAPKEDSSVSAIKEMIADSLKKQNLQEMNMNSSFAHSSLEPKEAPVKKTDRDVYNISMTDSKVDAYSELLVKIPSDMTKNMPRQNCTLLKKLLETRKDKLLDDDSTKKQMNKNSPTISHDMQKSPSKHVNITNDFHKEKVYSEIKCNISERISDEFSKANDVGCSIPPLRVRLMQELCIETNENLSKSLQIDISDKVTSHSPDQDSPRIILKINKTDQGTSAEIITEDIKKSEQQQCSPDNTQILTNDLYQKKKLANCRRKPHIDTPMPMGKRLRSSRVLQTSEKTSTPKKSMGKRPSAIEISPPQIKEQEISVLDSKRLKLGQLLSNKSLTITPIVSKACSVSPTKTSESKQVAKNHSLLNNENCAKNGSSKLHNILSNLQAKQLQGMPFSDINHAENNQNSSPDLKSSTSTGSLELISDNSAMEKSRPEVHEMLFHDNSESHDFSVGPEEVARDPLEMDSLKITSDIFLHENIPKTVEMTPQPKKRGRPRKIPVSEGTRVVTLPATALEERPQRSLRLSRDRPVIIVKPRGRGRGRGRRLDTDSDQTSTEPAVEAANKYFIEQKAEDIDPTSSRIKLPRMTEALDKMPCSTPLSSRRRTSSSESFTGLDTTLPKMEDPFLKSPELVEMRGRGSRGGRGSRGGRGRVARSPRGRGRGRGGGRGAMYMKETMGIYGRVCGPATTTVQLFEEETCMMDDNATPAKPSHLLDEDSQSSVKSLTNDSSRMRKSKFADLFDSNKVWTAADVKEYMWPPPETTDGEHQVMMIQEQVAMFLGVKSFKRRYPELKRRTIVGEERDYVLSKGLVTEALCDLGITAVDASEVLDIMLSDYPHKYEEFRSHQREKQLAEPPDDVDDKTELKEKVEIRETKLDSKPEPPKIDPEKTRQDMAAAAIASASEFNARMNALRRPACADLQSLSVCRRRPAPPPPVLRVAPPGGFYPHALLPGQYQHTYRVYTPEELRYFPLNTALAAPPAPCSDSSSDSEADWADRCSSSEQSDVAPASAKRKKLTKTKRVSQTETVVPKEEEVDTCRACKMRIEANRKYTHERFLVCSNCNAKLHPSCVELGPDTIRKCREYSWQCAECKTCCACSRPADDDKMLFCDLCDRGFHIYCVGLHTVPNGRWHCVECSVCKSCGSRSAGGPGGGPGDWHHQTRRGPGGHKLYSHSLCTPCASKTKRRRNKT; this is encoded by the exons AAATGACTTGACAGTATCAAAAGATACTAAAAGCGATTTAGCATCAAGTTGTGAGGAACCAAATAGTAGTTCTGttcaaaatattccttttaatAGTGTTACACACGCAGTTCAAAATCAAACTGATACAGACACACATAGTGCACCATGTGAAAGAACAGTGAAAAGTGTGACATCTAGTGATATCCGGGACAATGTTATTGTAGAAAGTGCAGAATCAACTTCTAGTGATAATAGTATTAGTGAAGGGAAGTCTCCCTTAGTGGAGTCAGCAACAAGATCACCTTTGCGGCGTCGACTTGTGCGCCCAATAACAATTCGGCCAGATTCAACTGTCTCATCGACAGTAGATTCCACTCTTTGTATTGATACTACAGAACAGGCAAGTGAATGTGTTGTAAAAGATGTTTCAAGTTCATCAGATGCTGTGTCATCAGCCTGTGGGAATGTTAAACAAGAAACAATTAGAAATGAAAGTGACAGTAATCTCTGTAAACCAGAAACATCATCATCACCTGCtaagaaaattaaacttataagaCCTAAAATAATCCCACAAACTGTTAAAATCCAAGAAGAAACTAGGGATGAGATTCTGTTTGTACAGAGGGATACAGAACAATGTCAACCAACATCTTCAGAAGTAACAGCTGTTTCTGCAGAGCTGCAATCAGAATCATTAGAATCTACAAATATATCTAAGACAGATTCTGAAATAAACTTCTCAGAAAATACTCCAACAGGAGTAAAAGATAAAGCAACAGCTTTATCTTCAAAAATTACTGAATCTGATGTGCAAACTCTACAGACATTACCAAAAAAAGAAGAATCACAGACCGCTACAACCAgttctgatattattttacccGAGGAAGAGAATGTGCAGAAGCTTCCACCTTTAGTTATTAATCTTAATGcttcaaatattaatgaatctgTTCAAAAAACTCAGGAGAATGAAACTAACTGTGATGATAATTCAGAAAATTCTGAAAAACAAGTACCTAAATTGATGATCAAATTAGGTAAGCATTCTGAGGAGATTAAGCCACCAGTACCAAAATTGACAATTAAACCAATTAGACCACCATCAGAGATAGATTGTAGTACTTCTGAGAAATTAAATGATGATGCTTTACATAtacctaaattaaatataaaacctgttacaaaaaaaccagaaaaaatatatgaaattcataGGAAATCAAGTAGTAGTGAAATTTCAGAATCAGAATATTCAGAAAATGATGAAAGCGCCAGTACTTCTGATCAAGCATCAACGTCAGATCAGGGATCAACAGATGTTATCCCAAAGGTAACAATTAAGCTTGGGAAACCCGGTACAGAATCTGAGGGGCAGTTTTACACAGAACGAAATATTCCTAAAATCAGTGTGAAAACAATGCAAAATAATGACTATGAACATGAGCAAATGTCTCCTACAAAAATGAAGATATTTCTTAGCCAAAATCAAGATAAACAAAGTGAAAAGATTCCtaagttaacaataaaaactgtTGTAAAATGTGAAAATCAACCTTTAAGCCCGAAACTCACTATAAAGCCTTTAAAACCTCCTGATGATGCTAGCAAAGAAAATCCTATCGAACAATGTCAAGGTCATGAAGTatctaaacttaaaaaatcatCAGAAACAAACATAACAAGTTCAGATAGTAAGGATTTAGCTCATGTACCGAAAATAACCATTAAGCCAGTCACAAAGTCTGAAATTGAAACTGTTGGTAAGAGTAAAAAgccaaatgaaaattttgagcTAATTCCCGTTgtgacaaaattaaatattaagccGGTAATTAAGCCTTCAGATAGCATTGAATCTTCAGAGACCTTGGACAAAGATAAAGTTCCTgtagtttcaaaattaaatattaaacccaTTGTAAAGCCTAAGGATAGTGATTTAGATTCTAGTAAAGAAGTACCTAAGATtatgaaattgaatattaaactcTTAAAAAATGCTGATACAAATTCTTCAGAAGAAAAAGACTGTGATGATAAAGCTGATTTAGATGAAAATAGTATACCTGTTATAactaaacttaatattaagcCTATTGTTAAGCCTCTAGatgaagataaattaaaagataatgacAATCAATCCTCTGAAACAGGAAACTCTAGTGATGAAAACACTGATCACATACCTattgttactaaaattaatattaaaccaaTTTGTAAACCGAATGATATGGAGGAATCTGGACCAAGTTTAAAGAAAGAAGATAATATCCCagttgtaacaaaattaaatattaaaccatTAATTAAACCAGATGATACATTATCTCCTTTATCTCCAAAGAAGGAACTTTTAAAAAGTGCCCCATGTTCTCCGAAAAGGTCACCAACTATAACTAAACTGAACATAAAACCTATTGTAAAACCAGACGAACCGAAACAATGTGTTGATACTGAAAATGATGAAACAATAAGCAAAAATCCACCAAtacttatgaaaataaataggaaAACAGGggatacatacataaatgatGACCAATACAGTGTTGGTGAAGTTGAAGATCACAAAATAAGCAACAGTATTCATGACAATTGTTCTGTTATATCAAAAGTGAACATTAAACCTATAAATAAATCCTCTGATGATATTTACACAAAAGTAACGGATTGCAATGAAGGCAGGTCAAGTGGAAATGATAGAAATGCAATGGGTTCAAATGAAATCAAGTTGAATCAAACTTTACAAAGAGGCGATTTAAGTCAAAATTGTATTACGCAATTTTCGACAAATGAGCGAAAATTAGCACCTAAAGAGGATTCATCAGTATCAgctataaaagaaatgataGCAGATTCATTAAAGAAGCAAAATCTGCAAGAAATGAACATGAATTCGTCCTTTGCACATTCATCCTTAGAGCCCAAAGAGGCTCCAGTAAAGAAAACAGATAGAGATGTATACAACATAAGTATGACTGATTCAAAAGTCGATGCTTATTCTGaacttttagttaaaatacCTAGTGACATGACCAAAAATATGCCGAGACAAAATTGTACacttttgaaaaaattattagaaacacGTAAGGATAAGTTATTGGATGACGATAGTACCAAGaaacaaatgaataaaaattcgcCTACTATATcacatgatatgcaaaaatCACCTTCAAAGcatgtaaatattacaaacgattttcataaagaaaaagtatattcggaaattaaatgtaatatatctgAGAGGATTTCAGATGAATTTAGTAAAGCTAATGATGTAGGTTGCAGTATACCTCCACTGAGAGTTCGATTAATGCAAGAATTGTGTATAGAaactaatgaaaatttatcaaaatcattACAAATAGATATTTCCGATAAAGTAACAAGTCACAGTCCCGATCAAGATTCTCCtaggataatattaaaaataaataaaactgatcaagGAACATCTGCTGAAATCATAActgaagatataaaaaaatcggaACAACAACAATGTTCACCTGATAATACTCAAATATTGACAAACGATCTGTATCAAAAGAAGAAACTAGCAAACTGTAGGAGAAAACCTCATATAGACACGCCCATGCCAATGGGTAAGAGATTGAGAAGTTCGAGAGTCCTCCAGACGTCAGAAAAGACTTCTACACCTAAAAAAAGTATGGGCAAAAGGCCTTCTGCAATTGAGATAAGCCCTCCCCAGATTAAAGAACAAGAAATTTCGGTATTAGATTCAAAGAGATTAAAACTTGGGCAGCTTCTATCTAATAAGTCATTAACAATTACACCAATAGTTTCAAAAGCGTGTTCAGTGTCACCAACTAAGACATCTGAAAGCAAACAAGTTGCAAAAAATCATTCCTTACTGAATAACGAAAACTGTGCTAAAAATGGTAGTTCTAAGCTGCACAACATTTTATCAAACTTGCAAGCAAAGCAATTACAAGGAATGCCTTTTAGTGATATAAATCATGCTGAGAACAATCAAAATTCCAGTCCAGATTTGAAATCCAGTACGTCCACAGGCAGCCTTGAGTTGATATCTGATAATTCAGCAATGGAAAAATCTAGACCCGAGGTTCATGAAATGCTTTTCCACGACAATTCAGAATCTCACGATTTCAGTGTTGGGCCAGAGGAAGTTGCGCGTGATCCATTAGAAATGGACTCTTTGAAAATAACTTctgacatatttttacatgaaaaCATTCCCAAAACAGTAGAAATGACGCCTCAGCCTAAAAAACGTGGCCGTCCCCGTAAAATTCCAGTGTCGGAAGGTACTCGGGTAGTAACTCTGCCAGCTACAGCCTTGGAGGAGCGACCTCAACGATCGCTCCGGTTATCCAG GGATCGTCCAGTGATTATTGTTAAACCAAGGGGCAGGGGTCGCGGGCGTGGACGTAGACTCGACACCGACTCGGACCAAACAAGCACCGAACCCGCGGTGGAAGCAGCCAACAAATATTTCATCGAACAGAAAGCAGAAGATATAGATCCTACCAGTTCTCGTATTAAGCTGCCTCGGATGACGGAAGCCCTGGATAAGATGCCATGTTCTACACCGCTTTCAAGTCGAAGGCGGACTTCATCTTCTGAATCGTTCACGGGCTTGGATACGACGCTACCAAAAATGGAAGACCCGTTTTTGAAGTCGCCTGAGTTAGTGGAAATGAGAGGACGTGGTTCTAGAGGAGGGCGAGGCAGTAGAGGAGGCCGGGGAAGAGTGGCGCGGTCCCCGAGAGGCAGAGGTCGTGGTCGCGGAGGAGGCAGGGGAGCCATGTACATGAag gAAACTATGGGAATATATGGCAGAGTGTGTGGCCCAGCCACAACAACAGTTCAGTTGTTTGAAGAGGAAACTTGCATGATGGATGACAATGCAACCCCAGCCAA GCCCTCGCATTTATTGGACGAAGATTCTCAGAGTTCAGTTAAGAGTTTGACAAATGACAGTAGCAGAATGAGAAAATCCAAATTTGCAGATCTGTTTGACAG taaCAAAGTGTGGACGGCTGCTGATGTAAAGGAATACATGTGGCCACCTCCTGAGACAACAGATGGCGAACATCAG GTGATGATGATCCAAGAACAAGTAGCAATGTTCTTGGGGGTAAAAAGCTTTAAAAGGAGATATCCTGAACTGAAAAGACGAACAATTGTTGGAGAGGAAAGAGATTATGTACTCAGCAAAGGCTTGGTCACAGAAGCCCTTTGTGACCTCG GTATAACTGCGGTGGATGCCAGTGAAGTTCTCGACATAATGCTGTCTGACTATCCTCATAAGTATGAGGAGTTCCGGAGTCATCAGAGAGAGAAACAGTTGGCTGAACCACCGGATGATGTGGACGATAAGACTGAACTTAAGGAGAAGGTTGAGATCAGAGAAACCAAACTCGACAGCAAACCTGAACCGCCTAAGATTGACCCGGAGAAGACCAGACAG GACATGGCGGCGGCGGCTATTGCTTCTGCTAGCGAATTCAACGCCCGTATGAACGCTCTGCGGCGGCCGGCGTGTGCGGACTTGCAGTCGCTTAGCGTGTGTCGCCGTCGACCCGCGCCCCCGCCGCCCGTACTGCGAGTCGCGCCGCCGGGTGGATTCTACCCCCACGCCTTACTCCCGGGACAATATCAGCATACTTACAGGGTCTACACGCCCGAGGAGCTGAG ATATTTCCCCCTGAACACGGCCCTGGCCGCGCCGCCGGCCCCCTGTAGCGACTCCAGCTCGGACTCGGAGGCCGATTGGGCCGATCGTTGTTCATCCTCGGAACAATCGGACGTAGCGCCCGCCAGCGCTAAG CGGAAAAAGCTTACAAAAACGAAACGCGTGAGTCAAACGGAGACAGTCGTCCCCAAAGAAGAGGAAGTGGACACGTGTCGAGCTTGTAAGATGAGAATCGAAGCCAACCGCAAGTACACCCACGAGCGATTCCTTGTCTGCTCCAACTGTAACGCCAAAC TTCACCCGTCGTGCGTGGAGCTGGGTCCGGACACCATCCGCAAGTGTCGCGAGTACTCGTGGCAGTGCGCCGAGTGTAAGACGTGCTGCGCGTGTTCGCGACCCGCCGACGACGACAAGATGCTGTTCTGTGACCTGTGCGACCGCGGCTTCCACATCTACTGTGTCGGCCTGCACACCGTGCCCAATG GTCGCTGGCACTGCGTGGAGTGTTCGGTGTGTAAGTCGTGCGGGTCGCGGTCGGCGGGCGGGCCGGGCGGCGGGCCGGGCGACTGGCACCACCAGACAAGGCGCGGGCCCGGCGGACACAAGCTCTACTCACACTCACTGTGCACGCCCTGCGCCag TAAGACCAAGCGGCGCAGGAACAAAACGTGA